The following are from one region of the Thermococcus cleftensis genome:
- a CDS encoding protein translocase subunit SecF — protein MSKPKTKARPTAGDAVRAKKRKKLGFLAKMGYKKMITYPLAVFLVALILLAVNFPTLGIDLQGGVVVTAYGVSANPDELAKFISDQLGVDVRVESFTGVDTNGVRVYAPVGTDPTEIIKIMQQKYPDAEYTHSEVQPTFGEIAQQQGIRALVFAFLAMAVVVFLFFRNIVPSMTIIFSALSDMTIAVALMGLFGIELTTATIAALLMLIGYTVDSNILLTTKLLKRKEDSIDEAYLNAVSTGFTMSTTTLGALLILWLISTSQTIDNIAIVLIFGLLADFMNTWLLNAGVLKWYLSNSARGGSE, from the coding sequence ATGTCGAAGCCTAAAACCAAGGCAAGGCCCACGGCTGGCGATGCCGTGAGGGCGAAGAAAAGGAAAAAGCTCGGCTTTTTGGCCAAGATGGGGTACAAGAAGATGATTACGTATCCCCTCGCTGTGTTCCTCGTTGCTCTGATTCTGCTCGCGGTCAATTTCCCGACCCTGGGAATCGACCTGCAGGGAGGCGTCGTCGTTACTGCCTACGGGGTCAGCGCCAACCCCGACGAGCTGGCCAAGTTCATAAGCGACCAGCTTGGAGTCGATGTCAGGGTTGAGAGCTTCACCGGTGTCGATACAAACGGAGTTAGGGTTTACGCACCCGTTGGGACAGACCCGACCGAGATAATCAAAATCATGCAGCAGAAGTACCCTGATGCAGAGTACACCCACAGCGAGGTTCAGCCCACGTTCGGTGAAATCGCCCAGCAGCAGGGAATAAGGGCGCTCGTCTTCGCCTTCCTGGCCATGGCCGTGGTGGTGTTCCTGTTCTTCAGGAATATCGTGCCGTCCATGACGATAATCTTCTCGGCCCTCTCGGATATGACCATAGCCGTCGCCCTGATGGGCCTCTTCGGAATAGAGCTCACGACCGCGACCATAGCGGCCCTGCTGATGCTCATCGGTTACACCGTGGACAGCAACATTCTCCTCACCACCAAGCTCCTCAAGAGGAAGGAGGACAGCATAGACGAGGCCTACCTGAACGCGGTATCGACGGGCTTTACAATGAGTACTACGACCCTGGGCGCGCTCCTCATACTGTGGCTCATCTCCACGAGCCAGACCATAGACAACATCGCCATAGTCCTGATCTTCGGTCTTCTGGCCGACTTCATGAACACCTGGCTCCTCAACGCCGGCGTGCTGAAGTGGTACCTCTCAAATTCCGCCAGGGGTGGTAGCGAATGA